One window from the genome of Sphaerotilus microaerophilus encodes:
- the minD gene encoding septum site-determining protein MinD, which produces MSKVIVVTSGKGGVGKTTTSASFASGLALRGHKTAVIDFDVGLRNLDLIMGCERRVVYDLVNVIQGEANLNQALIKDKHCEQLFVLAASQTRDKEALTQQGVERVLADLAEMGFEYVVCDSPAGIETGALMAMHFADEALVVTNPEVSSVRDSDRILGMLASRTRRAIEGGEPVKEHLLVTRYNPLRVEGGQMLSLEDVHEILRIPLIGVIPESEAVLEASNQGLPAIHLKDADVAEAYKDLVGRFLGEELPMRFTDAVKPGFFKRLFGGR; this is translated from the coding sequence CCGGCAAGGGGGGCGTGGGCAAGACCACGACCAGCGCCAGCTTCGCCAGCGGGCTGGCGTTGCGCGGCCACAAGACTGCCGTGATCGATTTCGACGTCGGCCTGCGCAACCTCGACCTGATCATGGGCTGCGAGCGCCGAGTGGTCTACGACCTGGTCAACGTGATCCAGGGCGAGGCCAACCTGAACCAGGCGCTCATCAAGGACAAGCACTGCGAGCAGCTGTTCGTGCTGGCGGCCAGCCAGACGCGCGACAAGGAGGCGCTGACGCAGCAGGGCGTCGAGCGCGTGCTGGCCGACCTGGCGGAGATGGGCTTCGAGTACGTGGTCTGCGACTCGCCCGCAGGCATCGAGACCGGCGCGCTGATGGCGATGCACTTCGCCGACGAGGCGCTGGTGGTCACCAACCCGGAGGTCTCCTCGGTGCGCGACAGCGACCGCATCCTGGGCATGCTGGCCTCGCGCACGCGCCGCGCCATCGAGGGCGGCGAGCCGGTCAAGGAGCACCTGCTGGTCACCCGCTACAACCCGCTGCGGGTCGAGGGCGGCCAGATGCTGTCGCTGGAGGACGTGCACGAGATCCTGCGCATCCCGCTCATCGGCGTGATCCCCGAGAGCGAGGCGGTGCTGGAGGCCAGCAACCAGGGCCTGCCGGCGATCCACCTCAAGGACGCCGACGTGGCCGAGGCCTACAAGGACCTGGTGGGCCGCTTCCTCGGCGAGGAGCTGCCGATGCGCTTCACCGACGCGGTCAAGCCCGGCTTCTTCAAGCGCCTGTTTGGCGGGAGGTGA